In Amaranthus tricolor cultivar Red isolate AtriRed21 chromosome 3, ASM2621246v1, whole genome shotgun sequence, a single window of DNA contains:
- the LOC130809420 gene encoding ferredoxin--nitrite reductase, chloroplastic-like, whose amino-acid sequence MGSIPVNKIIPSIILPKRSRRSSNCMIRCEQQSAKAVSPAAESVSVSASPGVEAARLEPRVEERDGYWVLKEKFRDGINPAEKVKIEEDPMKLFVENGISEIADLSMEEIDKSKHFKDDVDVRLKWLGLFHRRKHQYGRFMMRLKLPNGVTTSEQTRYLASVIKRYGKDGCADVTTRQNWQIRGVVLPDIPEIMKGLEAVGLNSLQSGMDNVRNPVGNPLAGIDPLEIVDTRPFTNLISQYVTANSQGNLSISNLPRKWNPCVIGSHDLYEHPHINDLAYMPATKNGKFGFNLLVGGFFSIKRCEEAIPLDAWVSAEDVVPVCKAVLEAFRDLGFRGNRQKCRMMWLIDELGIEGFRAEVEKRMPNQVLERASSEELVKKQWERREYLGVHPQKQEGLSFVGLHIPVGRLQADEMDELARLADLYGSGELRLTVEQNIIIPNVENTKIEALLNEPLLKDRFSPEPPILMKSLVACTGNQFCGQAIIETKARALKVTEEVQRLVSVAQPVRMHWTGCPNSCGQVQVADIGFMGCMARDENGKPCEGADVFVGGRIGSDSHLGEVYKKAVPCKDIVPVVVEILINQFGAVPREREEAEQ is encoded by the exons ATGGGATCAATTCCTGTTAATAAGATAATCCCATCAATAATCTTACCTAAAAGGAGTAGAAGATCATCAAATTGTATGATTAGATGTGAGCAGCAATCAGCAAAAGCTGTCTCTCCTGCAGCAGAAAGTGTGTCTGTTTCAGCATCTCCTGGTGTTGAAGCAGCTAGATTGGAGCCGAGAGTGGAAGAAAGAGATGGGTATTGGGTTTTAAAAGAGAAGTTTAGAGATGGGATTAATCCTGCCGAGAAAGTTAAGATTGAAGAAGATCCGATGAAATTGTTTGTTGAAAATGGTATTTCTGAAATTGCTGATTTGTCTATGGAAGAAATTGATAAATCTAAGCATTTTAAGGATGATGTTGATGTTAGACTTAAGTGGCTTGGACTCTTTCACCGTCGCAAACATcaat ATGGGAGATTCATGATGAGGCTGAAGCTTCCAAATGGGGTAACAACAAGTGAACAGACGCGATACCTTGCTAGCGTTATCAAGAGGTACGGTAAAGATGGGTGCGCAGACGTGACCACAAGGCAAAACTGGCAAATTAGAGGAGTTGTACTTCCTGATATACCGGAAATCATGAAGGGGTTGGAAGCTGTTGGGCTTAACAGCCTCCAGAGCGGGATGGACAATGTAAGAAACCCTGTCGGAAATCCTCTTGCAGGAATCGACCCACTTGAGATAGTCGACACTCGCCCTTTTACAAACTTAATTTCACAATATGTCACTGCTAATTCGCAAGGAAACCTTTCTATTTCCAATCT TCCTAGAAAGTGGAATCCTTGTGTGATTGGCTCCCATGATCTTTACGAGCATCCTCACATCAATGATCTTGCGTACATGCCTGCTACAAAGAACGGAAAATTTGGGTTCAATTTGTTGGTTGGTGGATTCTTTAGCATCAAACGATGTGAAGAGGCAATCCCGCTAGATGCTTGGGTCTCGGCAGAGGATGTTGTGCCTGTCTGTAAAGCTGTGCTTGAAGCTTTCAGGGATCTTGGCTTTAGAGGGAACAGACAAAAGTGCAGGATGATGTGGCTTATCGATGAGCTT GGTATAGAAGGATTCAGGGCAGAAGTGGAGAAGAGAATgccaaaccaagttttagaaAGAGCATCCTCAGAAGAACTTGTTAAAAAGCAATGGGAAAGGAGAGAATACTTGGGTGTTCACCCTCAGAAACAAGAAGGCCTAAGTTTCGTAGGCCTCCACATTCCTGTAGGTCGTCTGCAGGCCGATGAGATGGACGAGTTAGCTCGTTTAGCTGATTTATATGGGTCGGGCGAGCTCCGTCTAACAGTGGAGCAAAACATAATCATCCCAAACGTTGAAAACACTAAAATAGAAGCACTACTAAACGAGCCTCTATTAAAAGATCGATTTTCCCCGGAGCCACCGATCTTGATGAAAAGTCTCGTAGCCTGCACTGGGAACCAATTTTGCGGCCAAGCCATCATCGAGACCAAGGCTAGGGCACTCAAGGTGACCGAGGAGGTACAACGACTAGTGTCGGTGGCGCAACCTGTTAGGATGCATTGGACGGGGTGTCCTAATAGTTGTGGGCAAGTACAAGTAGCTGATATCGGTTTCATGGGCTGCATGGCTAGGGATGAGAATGGTAAGCCTTGTGAAGGAGCTGATGTGTTTGTAGGAGGACGTATTGGAAGTGACTCGCATCTAGGTGAAGTGTACAAGAAAGCGGTTCCATGTAAAGATATAGTACCCGTCGTTGTCGAGATTTTGATCAATCAATTTGGTGCCGTTCCGCGGGAAAGGGAAGAGGCTGAGCAATAA
- the LOC130809421 gene encoding protein WEAK CHLOROPLAST MOVEMENT UNDER BLUE LIGHT 1-like isoform X2, producing MSTEIEEIQQPSMVQSGEDEEQLKADSSSENLESSNGIEDNAKSVEDSSSPPVLVNTTGSSVPVVEDSGFPSDEIVESGGPSNRELDNHSNSGFAAKDNQMSSDGDGGKNIKASTVRGDPTSPSNLNAEYDLSRILIDTAAPFESVKEAVSKFGGIVDWKAHKIQTVERRKIIEQELVKVQQEIPLYKEQSEMAEKSKNQILKDLENTKRLIEELKLNLERTQMEERQAKQDSELAQLRVEEMEQGIAHEASVAAKQQLEVAKARHAAAIADLKSVKEELQSLQKEHTFLLTEKEDVVNKAKEAVSASKVVEKTVEELTIELISTKEALESAHAAHLEAEEQRIGAAMAKEQDILSWDKELKQAEEELEKLNQQIESARELKTKLDSATVLLSDLKAELAAYMGSKVNEEISGTSAIASKTHADMEAAVGSANKELEEVKLNVEKATDEVNCLKVASTSLKAELEKEKLELSNLRQREGMASIAVASLEAELEKIKSEIVVVQTREKEAREKMAELPKLLQHASQEADLAKSAVNLARDELRKAKEDVEQAKAGANTMESRLLAAQKDIEASQASEKLALAAIKALQESESTKSGGNEEDSPNRVTLTLEEYYDLSKRAQEAEEQANEKVAAAMSQIEVAKESELISLNQLEEANKELDEKKEALRISIEKAEKAKEGKLGVEQELRKWRADHEQRRKAELRQGATNSPRKSTGEGQGLKGIDKLSDASIFGQGIKIERVVDASSAPVPHGQGLGLKNLEQIANPSAGPAYGSESPPDNGRSPRATFGASNTMKKKRRSLFPRFFMFFTKKKSSSKTS from the exons ATGAGTACAGAAATTGAAGAAATACAACAACCTTCTATGGTTCAATCTGGGGAAGATGAGGAACAGCTTAAGGCAGATTCATCAAG TGAAAATCTGGAATCCTCTAATGGCATAGAGGATAATGCAAAATCTGTAGAAGATTCATCATCCCCACCAGTTTTAGTCAACACAACCGGGTCATCTGTACCCGTTGTTGAGGATTCGGGTTTTCCTTCTGATGAAATTGTTGAGTCAGGTGGTCCATCAAATAGAGAACTGGATAATCACTCAAATTCAG GATTTGCTGCAAAAGATAATCAGATGTCCTCTGACGGAGATGGGGGCAAGAATATTAAGGCTTCAACTGTAAGGGGAGATCCTACTAGCCCCTCTAACCTTAATGCCGAATATGACTTGAGCAGGATCCTTATTGATACGGCAGCGCCTTTTGAATCTGTGAAAGAAGCAGTTTCTAAGTTTGGAGGCATTGTTGACTGGAAAGCTCATAAAATCCAGACTGTTGAG AGACGAAAAATCATTGAACAAGAACTTGTGAAGGTGCAGCAAGAGATCCCACTATACAAGGAACAGTCCGAGATGGCTGAAAAATCAAAGAACCAAATACTGAAAGATTTGGAAAACACTAAGAGACTTATTGAGGAATTGAAGCTAAATCTTGAAAGAACACAGATGGAGGAGCGGCAGGCTAAACAAGATTCCGAACTGGCTCAACTCAGAGTTGAAGAGATGGAACAAGGCATTGCCCATGAGGCCAGTGTGGCGGCCAAGCAACAGCTTGAAGTGGCTAAAGCTCGTCATGCTGCTGCGATTGCCGACCTAAAGTCTGTTAAAGAAGAGCTGCAATCGCTGCAAAAGGAACACACTTTTTTACTGACCGAAAAAGAAGACGTCGTGAATAAAGCCAAAGAGGCTGTCTCTGCATCCAAGGTTGTTGAAAAGACGGTGGAGGAACTAACCATCGAGCTGATTTCTACCAAAGAAGCCTTAGAGTCTGCACATGCTGCTCATCTGGAGGCGGAAGAACAGCGAATCGGAGCAGCTATGGCCAAGGAGCAAGACATTCTGTCTTGGGATAAGGAATTGAAACAGGCCGAAGAGGAACTGGAGAAACTAAACCAGCAAATCGAGTCGGCTCGGGAACTGAAAACGAAATTGGACTCAGCAACCGTGCTGCTTTCTGATTTGAAAGCTGAACTGGCAGCATATATGGGGTCAAAAGTTAACGAAGAAATTAGTGGAACATCGGCGATTGCGAGCAAGACGCATGCAGATATGGAAGCAGCAGTTGGTAGTGCAAATAAAGAACTTGAAGAAGTGAAACTCAATGTTGAAAAAGCAACTGATGAAGTAAACTGCTTAAAGGTAGCATCCACATCATTAAAGGCGGAGCTCGAGAAGGAAAAACTGGAATTATCCAACCTAAGGCAGAGAGAAGGTATGGCTTCGATTGCCGTTGCATCACTGGAGGCTGAGTTGGAGAAAATCAAGTCGGAAATAGTTGTAGTTCAAACGAGGGAGAAAGAAGCCCGAGAGAAAATGGCGGAGTTGCCCAAGTTATTGCAACATGCTTCTCAAGAAGCCGATTTGGCCAAATCGGCTGTTAATTTAGCTCGTGATGAGTTGAGGAAGGCGAAGGAGGATGTGGAGCAAGCTAAAGCTGGAGCTAATACCATGGAGAGCCGATTGCTCGCAGCTCAGAAGGATATTGAGGCATCCCAAGCTTCGGAGAAGCTAGCTCTGGCAGCTATCAAAGCTCTTCAAGAGAGTGAATCGACCAAAAGTGGTGGTAATGAGGAGGACTCGCCTAATCGTGTCACGCTTACTTTAGAAGAGTACTACGACTTGAGCAAACGGGCTCAAGAGGCGGAGGAGCAAGCCAACGAGAAAGTAGCTGCTGCAATGTCGCAAATCGAGGTAGCCAAAGAATCCGAATTGATATCGTTGAACCAATTGGAAGAAGCGAACAAAGAGTTGGACGAGAAAAAGGAAGCTCTTCGGATATCTATTGAAAAGGCTGAAAAGGCCAAAGAAGGGAAACTGGGTGTGGAGCAGGAGTTAAGGAAATGGAGGGCCGACCATGAGCAACGTCGTAAGGCCGAATTAAGGCAAGGTGCCACAAATAGCCCAAGGAAGAGCACTGGGGAAGGACAAGGATTAAAGGGTATTGACAAATTATCGGATGCTTCCATATTTGGACAAGGAATCAAAATTGAGAGAGTAGTGGACGCTTCTTCTGCTCCTGTCCCACATGGGCAAGGACTTGGGTTGAAAAACTTGGAGCAGATAGCCAATCCTTCGGCTGGCCCTGCCTACGGCTCAGAAAGTCCACCCGACAATGGAAGAAGCCCACGGGCTACTTTTGGTGCAAGTAACACCATGAAGAAAAAACGGAGGTCTCTTTTCCCAAGGTTCTTTATGTTCTTCACTAAGAAAAAATCATCGTCAAAGACATCTTAG
- the LOC130809421 gene encoding protein WEAK CHLOROPLAST MOVEMENT UNDER BLUE LIGHT 1-like isoform X1, translating to MSTEIEEIQQPSMVQSGEDEEQLKADSSSENLESSNGIEDNAKSVEDSSSPPVLVNTTGSSVPVVEDSGFPSDEIVESGGPSNRELDNHSNSDGAGFAAKDNQMSSDGDGGKNIKASTVRGDPTSPSNLNAEYDLSRILIDTAAPFESVKEAVSKFGGIVDWKAHKIQTVERRKIIEQELVKVQQEIPLYKEQSEMAEKSKNQILKDLENTKRLIEELKLNLERTQMEERQAKQDSELAQLRVEEMEQGIAHEASVAAKQQLEVAKARHAAAIADLKSVKEELQSLQKEHTFLLTEKEDVVNKAKEAVSASKVVEKTVEELTIELISTKEALESAHAAHLEAEEQRIGAAMAKEQDILSWDKELKQAEEELEKLNQQIESARELKTKLDSATVLLSDLKAELAAYMGSKVNEEISGTSAIASKTHADMEAAVGSANKELEEVKLNVEKATDEVNCLKVASTSLKAELEKEKLELSNLRQREGMASIAVASLEAELEKIKSEIVVVQTREKEAREKMAELPKLLQHASQEADLAKSAVNLARDELRKAKEDVEQAKAGANTMESRLLAAQKDIEASQASEKLALAAIKALQESESTKSGGNEEDSPNRVTLTLEEYYDLSKRAQEAEEQANEKVAAAMSQIEVAKESELISLNQLEEANKELDEKKEALRISIEKAEKAKEGKLGVEQELRKWRADHEQRRKAELRQGATNSPRKSTGEGQGLKGIDKLSDASIFGQGIKIERVVDASSAPVPHGQGLGLKNLEQIANPSAGPAYGSESPPDNGRSPRATFGASNTMKKKRRSLFPRFFMFFTKKKSSSKTS from the exons ATGAGTACAGAAATTGAAGAAATACAACAACCTTCTATGGTTCAATCTGGGGAAGATGAGGAACAGCTTAAGGCAGATTCATCAAG TGAAAATCTGGAATCCTCTAATGGCATAGAGGATAATGCAAAATCTGTAGAAGATTCATCATCCCCACCAGTTTTAGTCAACACAACCGGGTCATCTGTACCCGTTGTTGAGGATTCGGGTTTTCCTTCTGATGAAATTGTTGAGTCAGGTGGTCCATCAAATAGAGAACTGGATAATCACTCAAATTCAG ATGGCGCAGGATTTGCTGCAAAAGATAATCAGATGTCCTCTGACGGAGATGGGGGCAAGAATATTAAGGCTTCAACTGTAAGGGGAGATCCTACTAGCCCCTCTAACCTTAATGCCGAATATGACTTGAGCAGGATCCTTATTGATACGGCAGCGCCTTTTGAATCTGTGAAAGAAGCAGTTTCTAAGTTTGGAGGCATTGTTGACTGGAAAGCTCATAAAATCCAGACTGTTGAG AGACGAAAAATCATTGAACAAGAACTTGTGAAGGTGCAGCAAGAGATCCCACTATACAAGGAACAGTCCGAGATGGCTGAAAAATCAAAGAACCAAATACTGAAAGATTTGGAAAACACTAAGAGACTTATTGAGGAATTGAAGCTAAATCTTGAAAGAACACAGATGGAGGAGCGGCAGGCTAAACAAGATTCCGAACTGGCTCAACTCAGAGTTGAAGAGATGGAACAAGGCATTGCCCATGAGGCCAGTGTGGCGGCCAAGCAACAGCTTGAAGTGGCTAAAGCTCGTCATGCTGCTGCGATTGCCGACCTAAAGTCTGTTAAAGAAGAGCTGCAATCGCTGCAAAAGGAACACACTTTTTTACTGACCGAAAAAGAAGACGTCGTGAATAAAGCCAAAGAGGCTGTCTCTGCATCCAAGGTTGTTGAAAAGACGGTGGAGGAACTAACCATCGAGCTGATTTCTACCAAAGAAGCCTTAGAGTCTGCACATGCTGCTCATCTGGAGGCGGAAGAACAGCGAATCGGAGCAGCTATGGCCAAGGAGCAAGACATTCTGTCTTGGGATAAGGAATTGAAACAGGCCGAAGAGGAACTGGAGAAACTAAACCAGCAAATCGAGTCGGCTCGGGAACTGAAAACGAAATTGGACTCAGCAACCGTGCTGCTTTCTGATTTGAAAGCTGAACTGGCAGCATATATGGGGTCAAAAGTTAACGAAGAAATTAGTGGAACATCGGCGATTGCGAGCAAGACGCATGCAGATATGGAAGCAGCAGTTGGTAGTGCAAATAAAGAACTTGAAGAAGTGAAACTCAATGTTGAAAAAGCAACTGATGAAGTAAACTGCTTAAAGGTAGCATCCACATCATTAAAGGCGGAGCTCGAGAAGGAAAAACTGGAATTATCCAACCTAAGGCAGAGAGAAGGTATGGCTTCGATTGCCGTTGCATCACTGGAGGCTGAGTTGGAGAAAATCAAGTCGGAAATAGTTGTAGTTCAAACGAGGGAGAAAGAAGCCCGAGAGAAAATGGCGGAGTTGCCCAAGTTATTGCAACATGCTTCTCAAGAAGCCGATTTGGCCAAATCGGCTGTTAATTTAGCTCGTGATGAGTTGAGGAAGGCGAAGGAGGATGTGGAGCAAGCTAAAGCTGGAGCTAATACCATGGAGAGCCGATTGCTCGCAGCTCAGAAGGATATTGAGGCATCCCAAGCTTCGGAGAAGCTAGCTCTGGCAGCTATCAAAGCTCTTCAAGAGAGTGAATCGACCAAAAGTGGTGGTAATGAGGAGGACTCGCCTAATCGTGTCACGCTTACTTTAGAAGAGTACTACGACTTGAGCAAACGGGCTCAAGAGGCGGAGGAGCAAGCCAACGAGAAAGTAGCTGCTGCAATGTCGCAAATCGAGGTAGCCAAAGAATCCGAATTGATATCGTTGAACCAATTGGAAGAAGCGAACAAAGAGTTGGACGAGAAAAAGGAAGCTCTTCGGATATCTATTGAAAAGGCTGAAAAGGCCAAAGAAGGGAAACTGGGTGTGGAGCAGGAGTTAAGGAAATGGAGGGCCGACCATGAGCAACGTCGTAAGGCCGAATTAAGGCAAGGTGCCACAAATAGCCCAAGGAAGAGCACTGGGGAAGGACAAGGATTAAAGGGTATTGACAAATTATCGGATGCTTCCATATTTGGACAAGGAATCAAAATTGAGAGAGTAGTGGACGCTTCTTCTGCTCCTGTCCCACATGGGCAAGGACTTGGGTTGAAAAACTTGGAGCAGATAGCCAATCCTTCGGCTGGCCCTGCCTACGGCTCAGAAAGTCCACCCGACAATGGAAGAAGCCCACGGGCTACTTTTGGTGCAAGTAACACCATGAAGAAAAAACGGAGGTCTCTTTTCCCAAGGTTCTTTATGTTCTTCACTAAGAAAAAATCATCGTCAAAGACATCTTAG
- the LOC130809421 gene encoding protein WEAK CHLOROPLAST MOVEMENT UNDER BLUE LIGHT 1-like isoform X3: MSSDGDGGKNIKASTVRGDPTSPSNLNAEYDLSRILIDTAAPFESVKEAVSKFGGIVDWKAHKIQTVERRKIIEQELVKVQQEIPLYKEQSEMAEKSKNQILKDLENTKRLIEELKLNLERTQMEERQAKQDSELAQLRVEEMEQGIAHEASVAAKQQLEVAKARHAAAIADLKSVKEELQSLQKEHTFLLTEKEDVVNKAKEAVSASKVVEKTVEELTIELISTKEALESAHAAHLEAEEQRIGAAMAKEQDILSWDKELKQAEEELEKLNQQIESARELKTKLDSATVLLSDLKAELAAYMGSKVNEEISGTSAIASKTHADMEAAVGSANKELEEVKLNVEKATDEVNCLKVASTSLKAELEKEKLELSNLRQREGMASIAVASLEAELEKIKSEIVVVQTREKEAREKMAELPKLLQHASQEADLAKSAVNLARDELRKAKEDVEQAKAGANTMESRLLAAQKDIEASQASEKLALAAIKALQESESTKSGGNEEDSPNRVTLTLEEYYDLSKRAQEAEEQANEKVAAAMSQIEVAKESELISLNQLEEANKELDEKKEALRISIEKAEKAKEGKLGVEQELRKWRADHEQRRKAELRQGATNSPRKSTGEGQGLKGIDKLSDASIFGQGIKIERVVDASSAPVPHGQGLGLKNLEQIANPSAGPAYGSESPPDNGRSPRATFGASNTMKKKRRSLFPRFFMFFTKKKSSSKTS, encoded by the exons ATGTCCTCTGACGGAGATGGGGGCAAGAATATTAAGGCTTCAACTGTAAGGGGAGATCCTACTAGCCCCTCTAACCTTAATGCCGAATATGACTTGAGCAGGATCCTTATTGATACGGCAGCGCCTTTTGAATCTGTGAAAGAAGCAGTTTCTAAGTTTGGAGGCATTGTTGACTGGAAAGCTCATAAAATCCAGACTGTTGAG AGACGAAAAATCATTGAACAAGAACTTGTGAAGGTGCAGCAAGAGATCCCACTATACAAGGAACAGTCCGAGATGGCTGAAAAATCAAAGAACCAAATACTGAAAGATTTGGAAAACACTAAGAGACTTATTGAGGAATTGAAGCTAAATCTTGAAAGAACACAGATGGAGGAGCGGCAGGCTAAACAAGATTCCGAACTGGCTCAACTCAGAGTTGAAGAGATGGAACAAGGCATTGCCCATGAGGCCAGTGTGGCGGCCAAGCAACAGCTTGAAGTGGCTAAAGCTCGTCATGCTGCTGCGATTGCCGACCTAAAGTCTGTTAAAGAAGAGCTGCAATCGCTGCAAAAGGAACACACTTTTTTACTGACCGAAAAAGAAGACGTCGTGAATAAAGCCAAAGAGGCTGTCTCTGCATCCAAGGTTGTTGAAAAGACGGTGGAGGAACTAACCATCGAGCTGATTTCTACCAAAGAAGCCTTAGAGTCTGCACATGCTGCTCATCTGGAGGCGGAAGAACAGCGAATCGGAGCAGCTATGGCCAAGGAGCAAGACATTCTGTCTTGGGATAAGGAATTGAAACAGGCCGAAGAGGAACTGGAGAAACTAAACCAGCAAATCGAGTCGGCTCGGGAACTGAAAACGAAATTGGACTCAGCAACCGTGCTGCTTTCTGATTTGAAAGCTGAACTGGCAGCATATATGGGGTCAAAAGTTAACGAAGAAATTAGTGGAACATCGGCGATTGCGAGCAAGACGCATGCAGATATGGAAGCAGCAGTTGGTAGTGCAAATAAAGAACTTGAAGAAGTGAAACTCAATGTTGAAAAAGCAACTGATGAAGTAAACTGCTTAAAGGTAGCATCCACATCATTAAAGGCGGAGCTCGAGAAGGAAAAACTGGAATTATCCAACCTAAGGCAGAGAGAAGGTATGGCTTCGATTGCCGTTGCATCACTGGAGGCTGAGTTGGAGAAAATCAAGTCGGAAATAGTTGTAGTTCAAACGAGGGAGAAAGAAGCCCGAGAGAAAATGGCGGAGTTGCCCAAGTTATTGCAACATGCTTCTCAAGAAGCCGATTTGGCCAAATCGGCTGTTAATTTAGCTCGTGATGAGTTGAGGAAGGCGAAGGAGGATGTGGAGCAAGCTAAAGCTGGAGCTAATACCATGGAGAGCCGATTGCTCGCAGCTCAGAAGGATATTGAGGCATCCCAAGCTTCGGAGAAGCTAGCTCTGGCAGCTATCAAAGCTCTTCAAGAGAGTGAATCGACCAAAAGTGGTGGTAATGAGGAGGACTCGCCTAATCGTGTCACGCTTACTTTAGAAGAGTACTACGACTTGAGCAAACGGGCTCAAGAGGCGGAGGAGCAAGCCAACGAGAAAGTAGCTGCTGCAATGTCGCAAATCGAGGTAGCCAAAGAATCCGAATTGATATCGTTGAACCAATTGGAAGAAGCGAACAAAGAGTTGGACGAGAAAAAGGAAGCTCTTCGGATATCTATTGAAAAGGCTGAAAAGGCCAAAGAAGGGAAACTGGGTGTGGAGCAGGAGTTAAGGAAATGGAGGGCCGACCATGAGCAACGTCGTAAGGCCGAATTAAGGCAAGGTGCCACAAATAGCCCAAGGAAGAGCACTGGGGAAGGACAAGGATTAAAGGGTATTGACAAATTATCGGATGCTTCCATATTTGGACAAGGAATCAAAATTGAGAGAGTAGTGGACGCTTCTTCTGCTCCTGTCCCACATGGGCAAGGACTTGGGTTGAAAAACTTGGAGCAGATAGCCAATCCTTCGGCTGGCCCTGCCTACGGCTCAGAAAGTCCACCCGACAATGGAAGAAGCCCACGGGCTACTTTTGGTGCAAGTAACACCATGAAGAAAAAACGGAGGTCTCTTTTCCCAAGGTTCTTTATGTTCTTCACTAAGAAAAAATCATCGTCAAAGACATCTTAG